In the genome of Gadus morhua chromosome 12, gadMor3.0, whole genome shotgun sequence, one region contains:
- the ttc14 gene encoding tetratricopeptide repeat protein 14, whose product MDRDLLRQCLTHHGESLFNTLQCEQTENPDFQAVASDLAKATYERRGAGEGCSLVEQFIARKADILFCPTWRTAVPREDELEDEEATEPYAIMPPAELFMEVPFEERRAMLYRDLERGDAVVGRINNIREYGFFLTLLCAAGGLRRDIEDLELSALCHIKEIPSTGSHDDPLSYYQIGDLIRGGVKDLDRYQEKITVSLLPASLCPRLAHIKLGVVAREELPKHYSRGLRVANDTRETYERILRGCHGYHNPSVVEYLLGRAGVSDDRPPSLMRGLQSKHFHEEDFATVIRKKQSASWALKCVRSGVDHFKHGRHVEAMNEYNKALEIDTNNVEALVARGALYANKGGMMKAISDFELGLETCPDHRNAKKYLCQTLVERGKQLQEQEKFVTAEGLYRRALSLDDSYPEAQAALRRITDTIQKSIRLREEATAKETEKAKSGKTSAQKLRKILKDEKR is encoded by the exons ATGGACCGAGATCTGCTGAGGCAATGTCTGACCCACCACGGGGAGTCCCTGTTCAACACCCTGCAGTGCGAGCAAACGGAGAACCCCGACTTCCAGGCGGTAGCCTCTGACCTGGCTAAGGCCACCTACGAGAG gaggggggcgggggaggggtgttCCCTCGTGGAGCAGTTTATCGCCCGGAAAGCCGACATCCTCTTCTGTCCAACGTGGCGGACCGCCGTTCCCCGTGAGGATGAGTTGGAAGACGAAGAGGCCACAG AGCCGTACGCCATCATGCCCCCGGCGGAGCTGTTCATGGAGGTGCCCTTCGAGGAGCGGCGGGCCATGCTGTACCGGGACCTGGAGCGGGGGGACGCCGTGGTGGGCCGCATTAACAACATCCGGGAGTACGGCTTCTTCCTCACGCTGCTGTGCGCGGCCGGCGGCCTGAGGCGGGACATCGAGGACCTGGAGCTGTCG GCCCTGTGTCACATCAAAGAGATACCTTCCACCGGAAGCCATGACGACCCTCTCTCCTACTACCAGATAGGAGACCTCATCCGAG GGGGTGTGAAGGACCTTGACCGCTACCAGGAGAAGATCACAGTGTCCCTGCTACCCGCCTCCCTCTGTCCACGCCTTGCACACATCAAACTGGGCGTGGTCGCCAGGGAGGAGCTGCCCAAACACTACAG CCGCGGGCTCCGCGTGGCCAACGACACCCGCGAGACGTACGAGCGGATCCTGCGCGGTTGCCACGGCTACCACAACCCCTCGGTGGTGGAGTACCTGCTGGGGAGGGCGGGGGTCAGTGACGACCGCCCCCCGTCGCTGATGAGGGGGCTGCAGAG TAAGCATTTCCACGAGGAGGACTTTGCGACTGTGATCAGGAAGAAGCAGTCCGCCTCCTGGGCCCTGAAATG CGTGCGCTCCGGCGTGGACCACTTCAAGCACGGCCGTCACGTGGAAGCCATGAACGAGTACAACAAGGCCCTGGAGATCGACACCAACAACGTGGAGGCCCTGGTCGCACGCGGAGCCCT CTACGCCAACAAAGGAGGCATGATGAAGGCCATCTCGGACTTCGAGCTGGGCCTGGAGACCTGCCCCGACCACCGCAACGCCAAGAAGTACCTGTGCCAGACCCTGGTGGAGAGGGGCAAACA GCTCCAGGAGCAGGAGAAGTTTGTGACAGCCGAGGGGCTGTACCGGAGGGCGCTGTCGCTCGACGACTCGTACCCCGAAGCGCAAGCAGCCCTGCGAAGGATCACCGACACCATCCAG